CGGTGCGCGGGACGCCGTGGCAGGCGTGGCGGGCTGGGCAGCGAGCGAGGTCGCGAACGACACCAACGCGAGCAGCGAACGGGGGGACTTCAGCATGCGCGCAACTTAACGGGTGCGCTTCACCTCGCGGTCCGCGTCGCCCTCGCAGGGTGCGCGCACCGTGCGCCCTGCCGGCGTCGTCCTTGCGCGATCAGCCGAGCACCCCGACGCGCGCCGGCCCGTCGAAGCCGGGGAAGAGCGTGTCGAGCCGCGTGGTGCCGAGATGCCCGGTCACGGCCTCGCTGAAGACGGTCCGGAAGTCGGTGGTGAGGGCGAGGTCGCGTCCCTCGTGCAGCTGCTCCCGCGCGAGTCCCGGCCAGCGTCCATGGACGCGGCCGCCCTTCACGCCGCCGCCGATGGCGAACATCGCGCCCGCATGCCCGTGGTCGGTGCCGCCGTTCCCGTTCTGCCGCGCCATCCGCCCGAACTCGCTCATCGTGAGGATCAGCACGTCATCCATGCGGTCGTCGAGGTCGGTCACGAAGGCGGCGATGCTCGCGCCGAAGTCGGTGAGGCGATTGGCGAGCTGGCCGGTCGCGGCCCCCTGGTTCACGTGCGTGTCCCACCCGCCCATGTCGGCGAAGGCGACCTCGAGCCCGACGTTCGCCTTGATGAGTTGCGCGACCTGCTTGAGGCGCTGGCCGAACTCGCTCCGCGGATACTCGGCGCCGCGCGCGGGGGCGTAGCGGGACGGGTCCGCCTCGCGGAGGCGCTTCACCGCGTCGAAGGTCTCGGCGCCGGTGGCATGGATGAGATCGGCGGAGCCGGTGCGATAGAGGGCCTCGAGGCGCTCGGTCATCCCGCCGGTGCTGCGCACGGTGAAGGCGTCGATGCTGGTCATCGCGACGGCGGGGGCAGGGCCCTGGAGGATGCGGGGGGTCTGCTGGGTCATCGCGACGGCGCGGAAGGGTTCGGGGCGGCCGGCCTCGCAGGTGTCGCAGGTGGCGAGGTAGCGGTTGAGCCAGCCGTCCTTGGTGCCTTTGCGGTCAGGGGTGCCGGACTCCATGTAGTCCTGCGCGTCGAAGTGGCTGCGCGTGGCGCTCGGGCTGCCGACGGCGTGGATGGGGGCGAGGAGGCCGCGCTGGTAGAGCGGATGGAGGGCGTTGAGTGCGGGATGGAGACCGAAGAAGCCGTCGAGGTCGATGGCGGTGGACGGGGCGGCGATGCGGGAGGGGCGGGGGATGCCGATGGTGGGGCGGAGCTTGTAGTAGTCGGGGTCGGCGTGAGGGACGAGCATGTTCAGCGCGTCGGCTGCGCCGCGCTGGAAGAGGCAGATGAGGACCTTGCCCTTCGCGGATGGCGGGAGGGTGAAGGCGGTGCGGCGGAGGAAGGACGGGGAGAGGCCCATCGTCATCAGGGCCATGGCGCCGTGCTTCATGAAGATCCGTCTGTGCATGGGATGCGGGATGCGGGGGGAACGGCGATGCGGGGCGTACGGGCGGTACGGGGTACGGGACTGGGACGGGATGCGGGGAACTGCGACTTGGCGGCGTTCGCGCTGGGATCCTTGATGCGGGATGCGGGGGGCGGGGTCAACTGCTTCTCACTTTCACCCTTCATCCTTCAGCCTTCATCGTCTCTGGAACTCCGGAGCTCCCAGCGCCAGTCCGACCAACTGCGCCAGTCCCTGTGCCGAGCGGATCGGGCCTTCATCATCCGTTGCGGGGGTGCGTTGGAGCGGGTTGGAGCCGCTGATGAGGATCTCGCGGGTCTCGGGGCTCACGCGGCCGCCCAGGAACGTCTGGATCACGGCGTCCACCTGCTCGGTGCGGGATGCGGAGAGCGATGCGGAGGCGCCTGGCCATGCGAGCGGGCGGGCGCCGGGAAGTCGGCCAGCGCCGGCGGCGATGCCGAAGTTGATGCGGTTGAGGATCGCGCCGGTGCCCATCCACTCGCTCGCGACGTCCGGCCAGCCGTCCGGGGTCTGGCGGCCGTAGATCGGTTGGCCGAGCTGTTCGACGATCCGTGCGGTGCGCGGGGTCGCGTCGGGTTGGGCGTCGAGCGCGCGGAGGGCGCTCACCACCACCTCGAACGGCGTCTTCACCTTCGCGCGGAAGGCGGATCGCGAGAAGAACTCGGGGCTGGTCACGATGGCCCGGACCACCTCGCGGATGTCGCCGTCGGTGCTGGTGAACACCTCGGCGGCCCGGTCGACGAGTTCCTCCGGCGGGTCGTCGCTCACGAAGCGGCGGACGAGCTTGGTCGCGAGGTGGCGCGCGGTCGCGGGGTGCCGCGCGACGAGGTCGAGGACCTCCTCGCCGTCGGCGAGGCCGCGGCCGGCGCGAAGGCGGGTGCCGAGGACGAACTTCTCGCCCGCGTCGTGCACCTGCGGGTTGAAATAGAAGACACCGGGTTCGGGGAGGCGCTGCGCGATCGCGCGCTGGACCCGTTGCGGGTTCACGCGCCCGGTGCCCGGCCGCGCGCCGGGACGACGCGCACCCTCGGCCATCTGCCGCAGCTCCTGCTCCCTCGGCTTCTGTGGCAGGAACGTCCACCCCGTGAGCGCGCGTGCGACCTGGATCACATCCTGCTGGGTGTAGCCGCCGTCCACGCCGAGCGTGTGGAGCTCGAGGAGTTCGCGGCCGAAGTTCTCGTTGAGGCCGCGGTTCCGCGCCTGCGCGAGGCGCGGGCTATCGAGGCGCGGGCGCCCCGAGTCGGCCGCGCTCTGCCAGTTGTCGAGGTAGTAGAGCATCGCCGGGCTCTTGGCGACCGCGCCGAGGAGATCGCGGAACTTCCCCAGTGCGCGCGGACGGATGGTGCGATTCTCGTACTCCGGGATCGCGTAGCGCATGAGCGCGTTCTTGCCGCCGAACACCGAGAAGTGATTGAGCCAGAAATCGGTCATCACTTCGTTCAATTGCTGGTCAGTGAGGAGCGCCCGCCCGATGCGCGCCGTCTGCACCTCGGCGCCCGCGCGACGGAATCCCTCGACCACCCGCCGGGCGGCTGAGTCGCTCTGGCTCAACGAGTTACGGTTCGCCGCCCCCAGTGCCTGGAGCGCCTCGTTGGGCCTCGGGTACGCCTCTTGCAAATCAGCGTAGGTCAGGTCGAGGGTCTCGAACTGCTTGAGCCACTCCTCGAGGCGCTGGTCCGGGATCCGGTCGGGACGGAGCTGCTGCGCGATGAACGCATCGACTCCCATCGCACGGACCCGGGCGACGTCCCCGGGGCGCGCACCGAAGGTGAGGCGGCTCAGCACGTGCTGGACCTGTTCGTCGGCGGTCTGCTCGCGATCCGCCGATGGACCGGAGGTGCCGATACTCGACAGCAAGTGGGGGGTCGTCGTCGCAGGGCGTGGCGCCGTGGGGGCGCAGGCGGCGGCGACCAGGGTGAGCAGGATGCTGGCGACGAAGGCGCGGAACGATGGGCGCATGTCCATCCGACGTGTCGAGGTCGCAGAAGGTTAAGCCGCCGCGACCCGGGTGTGGGGCTCGGGCCCTCCGGCGGCTGCAGGTCGAGAACGACTCATGGTGAGGGCGGGCGATCCGGGACGTGGGCTGCATCATCGGCTTCGATGAAACGATCTCGTATCGCTCGCCGCTCGCCGCCACTTTGCAGGGCTCCGCAGT
This region of Gemmatimonadota bacterium genomic DNA includes:
- a CDS encoding DUF1501 domain-containing protein, with the translated sequence MHRRIFMKHGAMALMTMGLSPSFLRRTAFTLPPSAKGKVLICLFQRGAADALNMLVPHADPDYYKLRPTIGIPRPSRIAAPSTAIDLDGFFGLHPALNALHPLYQRGLLAPIHAVGSPSATRSHFDAQDYMESGTPDRKGTKDGWLNRYLATCDTCEAGRPEPFRAVAMTQQTPRILQGPAPAVAMTSIDAFTVRSTGGMTERLEALYRTGSADLIHATGAETFDAVKRLREADPSRYAPARGAEYPRSEFGQRLKQVAQLIKANVGLEVAFADMGGWDTHVNQGAATGQLANRLTDFGASIAAFVTDLDDRMDDVLILTMSEFGRMARQNGNGGTDHGHAGAMFAIGGGVKGGRVHGRWPGLAREQLHEGRDLALTTDFRTVFSEAVTGHLGTTRLDTLFPGFDGPARVGVLG
- a CDS encoding DUF1800 domain-containing protein, producing MRPSFRAFVASILLTLVAAACAPTAPRPATTTPHLLSSIGTSGPSADREQTADEQVQHVLSRLTFGARPGDVARVRAMGVDAFIAQQLRPDRIPDQRLEEWLKQFETLDLTYADLQEAYPRPNEALQALGAANRNSLSQSDSAARRVVEGFRRAGAEVQTARIGRALLTDQQLNEVMTDFWLNHFSVFGGKNALMRYAIPEYENRTIRPRALGKFRDLLGAVAKSPAMLYYLDNWQSAADSGRPRLDSPRLAQARNRGLNENFGRELLELHTLGVDGGYTQQDVIQVARALTGWTFLPQKPREQELRQMAEGARRPGARPGTGRVNPQRVQRAIAQRLPEPGVFYFNPQVHDAGEKFVLGTRLRAGRGLADGEEVLDLVARHPATARHLATKLVRRFVSDDPPEELVDRAAEVFTSTDGDIREVVRAIVTSPEFFSRSAFRAKVKTPFEVVVSALRALDAQPDATPRTARIVEQLGQPIYGRQTPDGWPDVASEWMGTGAILNRINFGIAAGAGRLPGARPLAWPGASASLSASRTEQVDAVIQTFLGGRVSPETREILISGSNPLQRTPATDDEGPIRSAQGLAQLVGLALGAPEFQRR